The following are encoded in a window of Verrucomicrobiota bacterium genomic DNA:
- a CDS encoding four helix bundle protein, translating to MKEKTFLAVEDLEVYRKLCELHLEVCDLTHQWPQEERYELGSQVRRSSNSSPSQLAEKNDDRHVRNKIEGVNRSRGEAAETVHHLYMAFRKQYLSEKTFQNYRDRYRQCIRMLNGLERTLENKLPSSDRRWKVEEGSTHCSENSKLNPSGWPSEINDT from the coding sequence ATGAAAGAGAAGACGTTTTTAGCGGTTGAGGATCTTGAGGTCTATCGGAAGCTTTGCGAGCTCCACCTGGAGGTCTGCGATTTGACTCATCAATGGCCACAAGAGGAGCGATATGAACTGGGAAGCCAGGTCAGGCGGTCGTCAAACAGTTCGCCATCACAGCTAGCCGAAAAGAATGATGATCGGCATGTTCGTAACAAGATTGAAGGCGTAAACCGAAGTCGCGGAGAGGCCGCAGAAACGGTCCATCATCTTTACATGGCGTTTCGGAAGCAGTATCTCTCAGAGAAAACGTTCCAGAATTACCGAGATCGCTATCGGCAGTGTATCCGTATGCTCAATGGACTTGAGCGAACATTGGAGAATAAACTCCCTTCCTCGGATCGGCGTTGGAAAGTCGAAGAGGGAAGCACTCATTGCAGCGAGAATAGCAAACTAAATCCCTCAGGATGGCCTTCAGAGATTAACGACACCTGA